A window from Bombus fervidus isolate BK054 chromosome 12, iyBomFerv1, whole genome shotgun sequence encodes these proteins:
- the LOC139992767 gene encoding probable ATP-dependent RNA helicase DDX5 isoform X3 has product MFNRDRDHNRARRGGSGRGNNKGGSDSIRGNSINICGIRGRGTTNNIRGIVKNKQPGGALRKINWDVRSLEPLRKDFYIEHPTVRSRSKEEVCQFRENAEITIKGDNIPNPIQYFEEGNFPPYVLDEIHKQGYSQPTAIQAQGWPIALSGRDLVAIAQTGSGKTLGYVLPAIVHIIHQPRLGNGDGPIALILAPTRELAQQIQEVANCFGEAAGVRNTCIFGGAPKGPQAHDLERGVEICIATPGRLIDFLERGTTNLRRCTYLVLDEADRMLDMGFEPQIRKIIEQIRPDRQVLMWSATWPKEVRALAEDFLTDYTHLNIGSLTLSANHNIIQIVDVCQEFEKDLKLYRLLQEIGNEKENKTIIFVETKRKVDDITRNIRRDGWQALSIHGDKNQQERDHVLQEFKSGRAPILVATDVAARGLEAQSTLSERSVLPVLGRHSECFIFLCLYYINNNIKMLNIRLCFQFLNSYIVLYIFEFKFKNLIQILIL; this is encoded by the exons AT GTTTAATCGAGACAGAGATCACAATAGAGCCCGCAGAGGTGGTAGTGGCAGAGGTAACAATAAAGGAGGTAGTGATAGTATTCGTGGTAATAGCATTAATATATGCGGTATACGTGGTAGAGGCACTACTAATAATATCAGAGGTATTGTAAAAAACAAACAACCTGGAGGAGCTCTTAGAAAAATCAATTGGGATGTGAGATCTTTAGAACCTTTGCgtaaagatttttatattgaacATCCTACAGTAAGAAGCAG ATCAAAAGAAGAAGTATGCCAGTTTAGAGAAAATGCAGAAATAACTATAAAAGGTGACAATATACCTAATCCTATTCAATATTTTGAGGAAGGAAACTTTCCACCTTATGTATTGGATGAAATACATAAACAGGGATACTCTCAACCTACAGCAATTCAAGCACAAGGATGGCCTATTGCACTTAGTGGCAGAGATTTAGTTGCTATTGCACAAACTGGCTCTGGAAAAACGCTAGGA tatGTTTTACCAGCAATTGTACATATCATACATCAACCACGTCTTGGTAATGGAGATGGTCCAATTGCTTTAATCTTAGCTCCTACAAGAGAATTAGCCCAACAAATTCAGGAAGTAGCTAATTGTTTCGGAGAAGCAGCAGGTGTAAGAAATACCTGTATCTTTGGTGGTGCACCCAAAGGCCCACAGGCACATGATTTAGAAAGAGGTGTTGAAATATGTATTGCTACACCAGGTAGACTTATTGATTTCCTGGAAAGAGGGACTACAAATTTACGCAg ATGCACATATTTAGTATTAGATGAAGCTGATAGAATGTTGGATATGGGTTTTGAACCTCAAATAAGAAAGATAATTGAACAAATTCGACCTGATAGACAGGTTTTGATGTGGTCAGCTACATGGCCTAAAGAAGTTCGTGCATTAGCTGAAGACTTTCTGACTGACTATACACATCTTAATATTGGTTCTCTGACTTTATCAGCTAatcataatattattcaaattgtGGATGTTTGCCAGGAGTttgaaaaagatttaaaattatatagacTACTTCAAGAAAttggaaatgaaaaagaaaataaaacaataatttttgttgaaaCAAAACGAAAAGTGGATGATATTACAAGAAATATCAGGCGAGATGGATGGCAAGCATTGAGTATTCATGGCGATAAAAATCAGCAAGAAAGAGATCATGTATTACAGGAATTTAAAAGTGGAAGAGCTCCTATTTTAGTTGCAACAGACGTAGCTGCTAGAGGCTTAG aGGCACAGAGTACCCTAAGTGAACGCAGTGTACTGCCAGTATTGGGCAGACACAgtgaatgttttatttttctttgcttgTATTATATCAATAACAATATCAAAATGTTAAACATACGCCtgtgttttcaatttttaaattcttatatagtattatatatttttgaatttaaatttaagaatttaatacagattttaattttataa
- the LOC139992767 gene encoding uncharacterized protein isoform X1 — protein MFNRDRDHNRARRGGSGRGNNKGGSDSIRGNSINICGIRGRGTTNNIRGIVKNKQPGGALRKINWDVRSLEPLRKDFYIEHPTVRSRSKEEVCQFRENAEITIKGDNIPNPIQYFEEGNFPPYVLDEIHKQGYSQPTAIQAQGWPIALSGRDLVAIAQTGSGKTLGYVLPAIVHIIHQPRLGNGDGPIALILAPTRELAQQIQEVANCFGEAAGVRNTCIFGGAPKGPQAHDLERGVEICIATPGRLIDFLERGTTNLRRCTYLVLDEADRMLDMGFEPQIRKIIEQIRPDRQVLMWSATWPKEVRALAEDFLTDYTHLNIGSLTLSANHNIIQIVDVCQEFEKDLKLYRLLQEIGNEKENKTIIFVETKRKVDDITRNIRRDGWQALSIHGDKNQQERDHVLQEFKSGRAPILVATDVAARGLDVDDVKYVINFDYPSSSEDYIHRIGRTGRRRQTGTAYAFFTTHNMKHAGDLIEVLREAGQNINPRLTEMAELAKSGSYGSRSGKRFMSNDRSNARRGNTDTRGRGGSTRGRGRGGNSYQSTSNNYSNSDYNSYNNMRQSNSTNPNTGYGYTQRTYGQSNLAPSYGGGDNYGSTYQYRGTTY, from the exons AT GTTTAATCGAGACAGAGATCACAATAGAGCCCGCAGAGGTGGTAGTGGCAGAGGTAACAATAAAGGAGGTAGTGATAGTATTCGTGGTAATAGCATTAATATATGCGGTATACGTGGTAGAGGCACTACTAATAATATCAGAGGTATTGTAAAAAACAAACAACCTGGAGGAGCTCTTAGAAAAATCAATTGGGATGTGAGATCTTTAGAACCTTTGCgtaaagatttttatattgaacATCCTACAGTAAGAAGCAG ATCAAAAGAAGAAGTATGCCAGTTTAGAGAAAATGCAGAAATAACTATAAAAGGTGACAATATACCTAATCCTATTCAATATTTTGAGGAAGGAAACTTTCCACCTTATGTATTGGATGAAATACATAAACAGGGATACTCTCAACCTACAGCAATTCAAGCACAAGGATGGCCTATTGCACTTAGTGGCAGAGATTTAGTTGCTATTGCACAAACTGGCTCTGGAAAAACGCTAGGA tatGTTTTACCAGCAATTGTACATATCATACATCAACCACGTCTTGGTAATGGAGATGGTCCAATTGCTTTAATCTTAGCTCCTACAAGAGAATTAGCCCAACAAATTCAGGAAGTAGCTAATTGTTTCGGAGAAGCAGCAGGTGTAAGAAATACCTGTATCTTTGGTGGTGCACCCAAAGGCCCACAGGCACATGATTTAGAAAGAGGTGTTGAAATATGTATTGCTACACCAGGTAGACTTATTGATTTCCTGGAAAGAGGGACTACAAATTTACGCAg ATGCACATATTTAGTATTAGATGAAGCTGATAGAATGTTGGATATGGGTTTTGAACCTCAAATAAGAAAGATAATTGAACAAATTCGACCTGATAGACAGGTTTTGATGTGGTCAGCTACATGGCCTAAAGAAGTTCGTGCATTAGCTGAAGACTTTCTGACTGACTATACACATCTTAATATTGGTTCTCTGACTTTATCAGCTAatcataatattattcaaattgtGGATGTTTGCCAGGAGTttgaaaaagatttaaaattatatagacTACTTCAAGAAAttggaaatgaaaaagaaaataaaacaataatttttgttgaaaCAAAACGAAAAGTGGATGATATTACAAGAAATATCAGGCGAGATGGATGGCAAGCATTGAGTATTCATGGCGATAAAAATCAGCAAGAAAGAGATCATGTATTACAGGAATTTAAAAGTGGAAGAGCTCCTATTTTAGTTGCAACAGACGTAGCTGCTAGAGGCTTAG ATGTGGATGAtgttaaatatgtaataaactTTGATTATCCATCATCGTCAGAAGATTACATACATAGAATTGGTCGTACTGGACGAAGAAGACAAACTGGTACCGCTTATGCATTCTTTACAACTCATAACATGAAACATGCAGGAGATTTAATAGAGGTATTAAGAGAAGCAGGACAAAATATAAATCCACGACTTACTGAAATGGCAGAATTAGCTAAATCAGGAAGTTATGGAAGCAGAA GTGGCAAACGATTTATGAGCAATGACAGAAGTAATGCTAGACGAGGTAATACTGATACCAGAGGAAGAGGTGGTTCTACGAGAGGAAGAGGTCGTGGTGGAAATTCTTATCAATCTACTTCAAacaattattcaaattcaGACTACAATAGCTATAACAATATGAGACAAAGTAATTCAACTAATCCGAATACAGGGTATGGGTATACACAGAGAACTTATGGGCAAAGCAATTTAGCACCAAGTTATGGGGGAGGAGATAATTATGGAAGTACTTATCAGTATAGAGGAACAACAtactaa
- the LOC139992767 gene encoding probable ATP-dependent RNA helicase DDX5 isoform X2 encodes MFNRDRDHNRARRGGSGRGNNKGGSDSIRGNSINICGIRGRGTTNNIRGIVKNKQPGGALRKINWDVRSLEPLRKDFYIEHPTVRSRSKEEVCQFRENAEITIKAIQAQGWPIALSGRDLVAIAQTGSGKTLGYVLPAIVHIIHQPRLGNGDGPIALILAPTRELAQQIQEVANCFGEAAGVRNTCIFGGAPKGPQAHDLERGVEICIATPGRLIDFLERGTTNLRRCTYLVLDEADRMLDMGFEPQIRKIIEQIRPDRQVLMWSATWPKEVRALAEDFLTDYTHLNIGSLTLSANHNIIQIVDVCQEFEKDLKLYRLLQEIGNEKENKTIIFVETKRKVDDITRNIRRDGWQALSIHGDKNQQERDHVLQEFKSGRAPILVATDVAARGLDVDDVKYVINFDYPSSSEDYIHRIGRTGRRRQTGTAYAFFTTHNMKHAGDLIEVLREAGQNINPRLTEMAELAKSGSYGSRSGKRFMSNDRSNARRGNTDTRGRGGSTRGRGRGGNSYQSTSNNYSNSDYNSYNNMRQSNSTNPNTGYGYTQRTYGQSNLAPSYGGGDNYGSTYQYRGTTY; translated from the exons AT GTTTAATCGAGACAGAGATCACAATAGAGCCCGCAGAGGTGGTAGTGGCAGAGGTAACAATAAAGGAGGTAGTGATAGTATTCGTGGTAATAGCATTAATATATGCGGTATACGTGGTAGAGGCACTACTAATAATATCAGAGGTATTGTAAAAAACAAACAACCTGGAGGAGCTCTTAGAAAAATCAATTGGGATGTGAGATCTTTAGAACCTTTGCgtaaagatttttatattgaacATCCTACAGTAAGAAGCAG ATCAAAAGAAGAAGTATGCCAGTTTAGAGAAAATGCAGAAATAACTATAAAAG CAATTCAAGCACAAGGATGGCCTATTGCACTTAGTGGCAGAGATTTAGTTGCTATTGCACAAACTGGCTCTGGAAAAACGCTAGGA tatGTTTTACCAGCAATTGTACATATCATACATCAACCACGTCTTGGTAATGGAGATGGTCCAATTGCTTTAATCTTAGCTCCTACAAGAGAATTAGCCCAACAAATTCAGGAAGTAGCTAATTGTTTCGGAGAAGCAGCAGGTGTAAGAAATACCTGTATCTTTGGTGGTGCACCCAAAGGCCCACAGGCACATGATTTAGAAAGAGGTGTTGAAATATGTATTGCTACACCAGGTAGACTTATTGATTTCCTGGAAAGAGGGACTACAAATTTACGCAg ATGCACATATTTAGTATTAGATGAAGCTGATAGAATGTTGGATATGGGTTTTGAACCTCAAATAAGAAAGATAATTGAACAAATTCGACCTGATAGACAGGTTTTGATGTGGTCAGCTACATGGCCTAAAGAAGTTCGTGCATTAGCTGAAGACTTTCTGACTGACTATACACATCTTAATATTGGTTCTCTGACTTTATCAGCTAatcataatattattcaaattgtGGATGTTTGCCAGGAGTttgaaaaagatttaaaattatatagacTACTTCAAGAAAttggaaatgaaaaagaaaataaaacaataatttttgttgaaaCAAAACGAAAAGTGGATGATATTACAAGAAATATCAGGCGAGATGGATGGCAAGCATTGAGTATTCATGGCGATAAAAATCAGCAAGAAAGAGATCATGTATTACAGGAATTTAAAAGTGGAAGAGCTCCTATTTTAGTTGCAACAGACGTAGCTGCTAGAGGCTTAG ATGTGGATGAtgttaaatatgtaataaactTTGATTATCCATCATCGTCAGAAGATTACATACATAGAATTGGTCGTACTGGACGAAGAAGACAAACTGGTACCGCTTATGCATTCTTTACAACTCATAACATGAAACATGCAGGAGATTTAATAGAGGTATTAAGAGAAGCAGGACAAAATATAAATCCACGACTTACTGAAATGGCAGAATTAGCTAAATCAGGAAGTTATGGAAGCAGAA GTGGCAAACGATTTATGAGCAATGACAGAAGTAATGCTAGACGAGGTAATACTGATACCAGAGGAAGAGGTGGTTCTACGAGAGGAAGAGGTCGTGGTGGAAATTCTTATCAATCTACTTCAAacaattattcaaattcaGACTACAATAGCTATAACAATATGAGACAAAGTAATTCAACTAATCCGAATACAGGGTATGGGTATACACAGAGAACTTATGGGCAAAGCAATTTAGCACCAAGTTATGGGGGAGGAGATAATTATGGAAGTACTTATCAGTATAGAGGAACAACAtactaa